A window from Cryobacterium sp. SO1 encodes these proteins:
- a CDS encoding sugar-binding transcriptional regulator, whose translation MQDLTMDAIAHELHTSRSSVSRLLSHARATGLVDIQIRSPLDAPSRLELLIQERFQITAHVVPVPDHASDVDRLERVALSVARILGQFFDSNMVMGIAWGSTMNAISRHVTPKQTHGSQIIQLNGAGNMRTTGLSYASEILGRFGYAFGAHVHQFPVPAFFDSPATKQALWRERSVSRLLQMQARMDVALFGLGSPFSEVPSHVYAGGYLEEADYASLSRSEVVGDVATIFFRADGSTDGIPLNTRGTGPDFNVLRRTPRRLCVVSGTAKLPSLRGALKADLITDLFVDESTARALVATI comes from the coding sequence ATGCAGGACCTGACGATGGATGCCATCGCCCACGAGCTGCACACCTCCCGTTCGTCGGTGTCCCGACTGCTCAGCCACGCCCGCGCGACCGGCCTGGTCGACATCCAGATCCGCTCCCCCCTTGACGCGCCGAGCCGCCTCGAACTGCTCATCCAGGAGCGTTTTCAGATCACCGCGCACGTCGTTCCGGTGCCCGATCACGCCTCGGATGTGGACAGATTGGAGCGGGTGGCGCTGTCGGTTGCACGGATTCTCGGGCAGTTCTTCGACTCGAACATGGTGATGGGCATCGCCTGGGGGTCGACGATGAACGCCATCAGCCGCCACGTCACCCCCAAGCAGACTCACGGCTCCCAGATCATCCAACTCAACGGCGCCGGCAACATGCGCACCACCGGCCTCAGCTACGCCAGTGAGATCCTCGGCCGGTTCGGTTATGCGTTCGGTGCGCACGTGCACCAGTTCCCGGTGCCGGCGTTCTTCGACAGCCCGGCCACCAAACAGGCCCTGTGGCGCGAACGCAGCGTGAGCCGGTTGCTCCAGATGCAGGCCCGGATGGACGTGGCGCTGTTCGGCCTCGGCTCGCCGTTCTCCGAGGTGCCCAGCCATGTCTACGCGGGCGGCTACCTGGAGGAGGCGGACTACGCCTCGCTCAGCCGCTCCGAGGTGGTGGGCGATGTGGCCACCATCTTCTTTCGGGCGGACGGCTCCACCGACGGGATCCCGCTGAACACCCGCGGCACCGGGCCGGATTTCAACGTGCTCCGGCGCACTCCGCGCCGGCTCTGCGTGGTCTCGGGAACGGCGAAGCTGCCGAGCCTCCGCGGGGCATTGAAGGCCGATCTGATCACCGACCTGTTCGTCGACGAGAGCACCGCCCGGGCCCTGGTCGCCACCATCTGA
- a CDS encoding glycerol-3-phosphate dehydrogenase/oxidase, which yields MQSIPLSSPADSARSALAERPSAKVLIIGAGINGIATFRDLALQGVDVTIVDRGDFVSGASAASSHMIHGGIRYLENGEFRLVKESVTERNGLLKIAPHYVKPLKTTVPMFSALSGVLAAPLRFLTHKQGKAQERGALLIKVGLVLYDSFSRDGGSVPKHEFHGRKKSLERLPRLNPGLKYTATYYDASMHDPERLALDVLRDGLDTGPHARAANYVEAVGMDAEGVRLRNTVTGEEFSFAADVVVNTSGPWTDLTNSALGAASSYMGGTKGSHIVLDHPELYAATGGGEIFFENNDGRIVLIYPLAGRVLLGTTDLEHDMSQPIRTTEEEIDYFFDLVKHVFPDIEVNRSHIVFRFAGVRPLPRHDDEAPGFVSRDYRIESTPLGARPGTLLSLVGGKWTTFRALAEHLSGDILSLLGQSRTVSTVGLAIGGGKGYPATAAAHTVWLAAHGDEVGRDRAQALLTRYGTRAGAIIDFLTEAADAPLAHNPLYTRREIEYLAREESVTHLIDLLLRRTSLAFVGGLSVALLEELAGVLAPVLGWDAARTADEVTQAGQELAEVHGVDLMGASEAVPAP from the coding sequence GTGCAGTCCATCCCTCTCTCCTCGCCCGCTGATTCCGCCCGATCCGCCCTCGCCGAGCGCCCCAGTGCGAAGGTGTTGATCATCGGTGCCGGCATCAACGGCATCGCCACGTTCCGCGACCTGGCGTTGCAGGGCGTGGACGTCACCATCGTCGACCGGGGGGACTTCGTCTCCGGCGCCTCCGCCGCGTCGTCGCACATGATCCACGGCGGCATCCGGTACCTGGAAAACGGCGAGTTCCGGCTCGTCAAGGAGTCGGTCACCGAGCGCAACGGCCTGCTGAAGATTGCGCCGCACTACGTCAAGCCGCTCAAGACCACTGTGCCGATGTTCTCCGCCCTCTCCGGCGTGCTGGCCGCCCCGCTGCGCTTCCTCACCCACAAGCAGGGCAAGGCGCAGGAACGCGGCGCGCTGCTGATCAAGGTCGGGCTGGTGCTGTACGACTCCTTCTCCCGCGACGGCGGCTCGGTGCCCAAGCACGAGTTCCACGGTCGTAAGAAGTCGCTCGAACGCCTGCCGCGACTGAATCCCGGCCTCAAGTACACCGCCACGTACTACGACGCGTCGATGCACGACCCCGAGCGCCTCGCACTCGATGTGCTCCGCGACGGCCTGGACACCGGCCCACACGCGCGCGCCGCCAACTACGTCGAAGCCGTGGGCATGGATGCCGAGGGCGTGCGCCTGCGCAACACCGTCACCGGCGAGGAATTCAGTTTCGCCGCCGACGTGGTCGTGAACACCTCCGGCCCGTGGACCGACTTGACCAACTCGGCGCTCGGTGCGGCCAGCAGCTACATGGGCGGCACCAAGGGCTCCCACATCGTGCTGGACCACCCCGAGCTCTACGCGGCCACCGGAGGCGGCGAGATCTTCTTCGAGAACAACGACGGCCGCATCGTGTTGATCTACCCGCTCGCGGGCCGAGTGCTCCTGGGCACCACCGACCTCGAGCACGACATGAGCCAGCCGATCCGCACCACCGAAGAGGAAATCGACTACTTCTTCGACCTGGTCAAGCACGTGTTCCCCGACATCGAGGTGAACCGCTCGCACATCGTGTTCAGGTTCGCCGGCGTCAGGCCGCTGCCCCGGCACGACGACGAGGCCCCCGGCTTCGTCTCCCGCGACTACCGCATCGAGTCCACCCCGCTCGGCGCACGCCCCGGCACCCTGCTCAGCCTGGTCGGCGGCAAGTGGACCACCTTCCGCGCCCTCGCCGAGCACCTCAGCGGCGACATCCTCAGCCTGCTCGGCCAGTCCCGCACGGTGTCCACCGTCGGGCTCGCCATCGGCGGCGGCAAGGGCTACCCGGCCACCGCAGCCGCGCACACCGTGTGGCTGGCCGCCCACGGCGACGAGGTCGGCCGAGACCGCGCCCAGGCGCTGCTCACCCGGTACGGCACCCGCGCCGGTGCGATCATCGACTTCCTCACCGAAGCGGCGGATGCGCCCCTGGCGCACAACCCGCTCTACACCCGCCGCGAGATCGAGTACCTGGCGCGCGAGGAGTCGGTCACCCACCTGATCGACCTGCTGCTGCGCCGCACCAGCCTCGCCTTCGTCGGCGGGCTCAGCGTGGCCCTGCTTGAGGAACTGGCCGGCGTGCTGGCCCCCGTGCTCGGCTGGGACGCCGCGCGCACCGCCGACGAGGTGACCCAGGCCGGCCAGGAGCTTGCCGAGGTGCACGGCGTCGACCTGATGGGCGCGTCCGAGGCCGTTCCGGCCCCGTAG
- a CDS encoding MIP/aquaporin family protein, whose protein sequence is MDNLGVVFLSELVGTALLVLLGCGVVANVALTKNKGFGAGFLMVTIGWGLAVFAGVIVSYNSGAHLNPAVTLGLVSSGATEFGSGVPVNVVSVLVYIAAQMIGAIIGAVVVWLAYKQHFDQEPEPANKLGVFSTGPAIRSYGWNLVTEVIGTFVLVFVVIAFGGGRQGENGGLAALGALPVALLVIVIGTSLGGPTGYAINPARDLGPRIAHALLPIKGKRGSDWSYSWVPVVGPVIGGVLAGWASLVLLPILT, encoded by the coding sequence GTGGACAATCTCGGTGTTGTATTCCTCTCGGAGCTGGTGGGCACAGCCCTCCTGGTGCTCCTCGGCTGCGGCGTTGTCGCCAACGTCGCCCTCACGAAGAACAAGGGCTTCGGCGCCGGGTTCCTCATGGTCACCATCGGTTGGGGCCTCGCGGTCTTCGCCGGTGTGATCGTCTCGTACAACTCCGGTGCGCACCTGAACCCGGCGGTCACGCTGGGCCTGGTTTCCTCCGGAGCCACCGAATTCGGCTCCGGCGTGCCGGTGAACGTCGTCTCGGTGCTGGTGTACATCGCTGCCCAGATGATCGGTGCCATCATCGGCGCCGTCGTGGTCTGGCTGGCGTACAAGCAGCACTTCGACCAGGAGCCGGAGCCGGCGAACAAGCTCGGCGTCTTCTCCACCGGTCCGGCCATCCGCTCGTACGGCTGGAACCTGGTCACGGAGGTCATCGGCACCTTCGTGCTGGTGTTCGTGGTGATCGCGTTCGGCGGCGGTCGCCAGGGTGAGAACGGCGGCCTCGCGGCCCTCGGCGCCCTGCCGGTGGCCCTGCTGGTGATCGTCATCGGCACCTCCCTCGGCGGGCCGACCGGCTACGCCATCAACCCGGCCCGAGACCTGGGCCCCCGCATCGCCCACGCCCTGCTGCCCATCAAGGGCAAGCGGGGGTCCGACTGGTCCTACTCGTGGGTTCCCGTCGTCGGACCCGTCATCGGCGGTGTGCTGGCCGGCTGGGCATCGCTGGTGCTGCTGCCCATCCTGACCTGA